From the Butyrivibrio fibrisolvens genome, one window contains:
- the minE gene encoding cell division topological specificity factor MinE — protein MKLSDLFKRKSSGDVAKDRLKMVLVSDRANCSPEIMERIKSDILEVLSKYAEVDKDQLDIHITQMETDETGANSVPALYANIPIRNIHHTAK, from the coding sequence ATGAAACTGTCAGATTTGTTCAAAAGAAAAAGTTCAGGTGACGTAGCAAAAGACAGGCTTAAAATGGTTCTTGTCTCTGATCGTGCTAATTGCTCACCTGAAATAATGGAGCGTATTAAAAGCGATATCCTTGAAGTACTTTCCAAATATGCTGAGGTAGATAAAGATCAGCTGGATATTCATATTACTCAGATGGAGACGGATGAAACCGGAGCTAACAGTGTACCGGCATTATATGCTAATATTCCGATCCGAAATATTCATCATACGGCAAAGTAA